A single Megachile rotundata isolate GNS110a chromosome 9, iyMegRotu1, whole genome shotgun sequence DNA region contains:
- the Ndae1 gene encoding na[+]-driven anion exchanger 1 isoform X1: protein MNRNSYKPWMQPGVGGGSGVAHTGGTGDDEAPKDPGIRITHQSYTEKDYEGHRAHTVYVGVHLPGERRHRRHHKHHHSQRQTYSTTKENVDSDRPRQLLMTRRSLLSSICDPDGEMILTPPAQRVQFILGEEVGDDAHESHPLFSEMEELVKDGDEMEWKETARWIKFEEDVEEGGNRWSKPHVATLSLHSLFELRSLLLNGTVMLDMEATSLEQIADLVLDNMINKGSLAIESREKVREALLVRHRHQHERRKDNNMSRLPIIRSLAEIGRNHSSSKNEDCSCGLHALLTSDLQERREPVDAYAPAVARSSSCPNSNTALLSKEAKDLKGPYLLVPVEESNSAPAIAGATSHGSGAVLNAGSRFLAVPGNPGQEPGTNGMDRSPSSVSISRNHSSSALENGDANHRANIHFMRKIPAGAEASNILVGEVDFLDKTLSAFIRLSQAGIMGDLTEVPVPTRFIFVLLGPTGGISGFHEIGRAMATLMSDEVFHDVAYKAKNRNHLLAGIDEFLDAVTVLPPGEWDPAIRIEPPAAIPSQDVRKRPKEEKPKEEFDEEADEQKQREESGLSRSGKLFGGLINDVKRKAPFYLSDFKDALALQCVASFIFLYFACLSPIITFGGLLGEATGKNMAAMESLVSGFVCGIGYGFFSGQPLTILGSTGPVLVFETIVYEFCKKSDWNYMSFRFWIGSWITLILVILVAVDASALVCYITRFTEENFATLIAFIFIYKAIENVLSIGKKYPINTHANDPFSFECWCRPPNGSLPSSYDNVNWTALDPKACQSYNGTLVGDGCNLPHYIPDVFLMSIILFMGTFLLSVELKDFKNALFFPSKVRQVVSDFAVIIAIFSMSALDHFVNIPTPKLEVPEEFKPTLNGRGWMIWPFQNNPWWSAIVACLPALLGTILIFMDQQITAVIVNRKENKLKKGCGYHLDLFILAILIEICSVMGLPWFVAATVLSINHVNSLKLESECAAPGEKPQFLGVREQRVTHILIFLMIGCSVLLTPMLKHIPMPVLFGVFLYMGVASLKGLQFFDRILIMLMPVKYQPDYMFLRQVPLKRVHLFTVIQLACLACLWIIKSFSSTSILFPLMLVVMIGIRKSLDLFFTQRELKILDDVMPEPSKKHADDLRQLESGEEQNESMGYGPSGNIQISLANGNVMKIPMTSINISEEVNKTGIWQQVNEGNEKTKQAKLISTGKQKKHSKKENSLMADETTRLTTMTEEDEDDNGISIKVTNVDLIRSKESISPLTINGTTSAETSV, encoded by the exons ACCGTGGATGCAGCCAGGTGTTGGAGGCGGGAGTGGCGTGGCCCACACAGGTGGGACAGGTGACGACGAGGCTCCAAAAGACCCCGGTATTCGAATCACTCATCAATCTTACACCGAGAAGGATTACGAAG GTCACAGAGCGCACACGGTGTACGTGGGCGTGCATCTACCTGGAGAAAGGAGACATCGTCGTCACCACAAGCACCATCATTCCCAGCGTCAAACGTACAGTACCACCAAGGAAAATGTCGACAGCGATAGACCCA GACAATTGCTGATGACTCGAAGGAGTCTACTATCTAGCATCTGCGATCCCGACGGCGAGATGATAC TTACCCCGCCAGCCCAAAGGGTGCAGTTCATCCTGGGCGAGGAAGTCGGCGACGATGCTCACGAGTCCCATCCTCTCTTCTCCGAGATGGAGGAGCTCGTCAAGGATGGGGATGAGATGGAATGGAAGGAAACAGCCAG ATGGATCAAGTTCGAGGAGGACGTGGAAGAGGGTGGAAACAGATGGAGTAAACCTCATGTAGCGACTCTATCGTTGCACTCGTTGTTCGAGTTGAGAAGCCTGCTGTTAAATGGCACCGTGATGCTGGACATGGAGGCAACAAGCTTGGAACAAATCGCCGATTTAGTCCTGGATAATATGATCAACAAGGGATCGTTAGCCATCGAGTCGAGGGAgaag GTCAGGGAAGCACTTCTGGTAAGACATCGACACCAACACGAGAGGCGTAAGGACAACAACATGTCCAGGCTACCGATCATCAGATCGCTAGCCGAGATCGGACGGAATCATTCCTCCTCGAAGA ATGAAGACTGTTCATGTGGTTTGCATGCGTTGTTGACGTCAGATTTACAGGAGCGTCGCGAACCCGTGGACGCGTATGCGCCCGCGGTGGCGCGCAGCAGTAGCTGTCCAAATTCGAACACGGCTCTGCTGTCGAAAGAAGCGAAAGATCTTAAAGGACCATACCTTCTGGTTCCAG TGGAGGAATCGAATTCCGCCCCGGCGATCGCCGGTGCTACAAGTCACGGCAGTGGGGCAGTGCTGAATGCCGGTAGCCGTTTCCTTGCCGTTCCCGGTAATCCCG GCCAAGAACCAGGCACCAACGGGATGGATCGAAGTCCAAGCAGCGTGTCAATTAGCAGAAACCACAGTTCATCGGCTTTGGAAAATGGAGACGCGAATCACAGG GCTAACATACATTTTATGCGAAAAATACCAGCAGGGGCCGAGGCGAGCAATATTCTCGTTGGAGAGGTCGATTTTTTAGATAAGACCCTGTCAGCGTTTATTCGGCTAAGCCAGGCGGGAATAATGGGCGATTTAACGGAAGTTCCTGTACCAACGAGATTTATATTCGTCCTGCTAGGACCCACG GGAGGAATCTCAGGTTTCCACGAAATCGGTCGCGCGATGGCTACTTTAATGTCGGACGAGGTTTTCCACGATGTGGCTTACAAGGCAAAAAATAGGAATCACTTGTTGGCTGGAATCGACGAGTTCCTGGACGCGGTCACGGTTCTACCGCCAGGAGAATGGGACCCTGCCATCAGGATAGAACCTCCTGCAGCGATTCCTTCGCAG GACGTGAGAAAACGGCCGAAAGAAGAGAAACCGAAGGAGGAATTCGACGAAGAGGCGGATGAACAGAAACAAAGGGAAGAATCGGGTCTCTCTAGGTCGGGGAAACTGTTCGGCGGTTTGATCAACGACGTTAAGAGGAAGGCACCCTTTTACCTATCCGATTTTAAAGACGCTTTGGCGTTGCAATGCGTGGCCTCCTTCATTTTCCTCTACTTTGCTTGCCTATCGCCTATCATCACCTTCGGTGGCTTACTGGGCGAAGCCACTGGAAAGAATATGGCCGCCATGGAGTCGCTTGTTTCCGGTTTCGTGTGCGGTATCGGTTACGGATTCTTCTCTGGACAACCTTTAACCATTCTAGGTTCAACCGGGCCAGTTTTGGTCTTCGAAACGATCGTCTACGAATTTTGCAA AAAATCTGACTGGAACTACATGTCCTTTCGTTTCTGGATCGGCTCGTGGATAACGTTGATCTTGGTAATCTTGGTCGCGGTCGACGCTAGCGCCCTGGTGTGCTACATCACGCGATTTACGGAAGAAAACTTTGCCACCCTCATCGCGTTCATCTTCATTTACAAG GCTATCGAGAACGTGCTGTCGATAGGTAAAAAGTACCCGATCAACACTCACGCTAACGACCCATTTAGCTTCGAATGCTGGTGCAGGCCACCAAATGGTAGTTTACCGTCTAGCTACGATAACGTCAATTGGACAGCGTTGGATCCGAAAGCATGCCAG AGCTACAACGGCACGCTCGTGGGCGATGGTTGTAATCTACCGCATTACATACCCGATGTGTTCCTCATGTCAATTATACTCTTTATGGGCACATTCTTACTATCCGTCGAACTCAAAGATTTCAAAAACGCTCTTTTCTTCCCATCAAAG GTCAGACAGGTGGTCAGCGATTTCGCGGTGATAATCGCGATTTTCTCGATGAGCGCGCTCGATCACTTCGTCAACATCCCGACGCCAAAGTTGGAAGTACCTGAAGAATTTAAGCCGACGTTGAACGGTCGAGGATGGATGATCTGGCCCTTCCAAAACAATCCTTGGTGGAGCGCCATCGTCGCGTGTCTGCCTGCTCTATTAGGCACTATATTGATCTTCATGGATCAGCAGATTACAGCGGTGATAGTGAACAGGAAAGAGAACAAACTGAAG AAAGGATGCGGTTATCATTTGGATCTGTTCATTCTCGCGATTCTGATTGAGATTTGCTCCGTAATGGGATTGCCATGGTTCGTGGCTGCTACGGTGCTTTCTATAAACCACGTGAACTCGTTGAAGCTGGAGTCCGAATGCGCTGCACCGGGAGAGAAGCCACAGTTTCTCGGTGTACGAGAACAACGCGTCACGCATATACTGATCTTCCTGATGATCGGATGTTCCGTTCTATTGACGCCAATGTTGAAACATATACCGATGCCTGTACTGTTTGGCGTGTTTCTGTACATGGGAGTCGCTTCTCTGAAGGGTCTACAATTCTTCGATAGGATACTTATCATGCTGATGCCCGTCAAATATCAACCAGATTACATGTTCCTTCGACAG GTACCCTTGAAACGCGTGCATCTGTTTACCGTGATACAATTGGCCTGTTTGGCTTGCTTGTGGATTATAAAGTCATTTAGCAGTACGTCCATTTTGTTCCCATTGATG CTCGTGGTGATGATCGGGATACGCAAATCCCTGGACCTGTTTTTCACCCAAAGAGAACTGAAGATCCTGGACGACGTTATGCCGGAGCCGAGCAAAAAACATGCAGACGATCTTCGCCAGTTGGAGAGTGGCGAG GAACAGAACGAATCTATGGGGTATGGACCATCGGGAAACATACAGATTTCCCTAGCGAACGGGAACGTTATGAAGATTCCGATGACCAGCATCAACATCAGCGAGGAGGTAAACAAGACGGGCATTTGGCAGCAGGTGAACGAGGGTAACGAGAAAACGAAGCAGGCCAAATTAATAAG CACGGGGAAACAAAAGAAACATTCGAAGAAGGAAAACTCGTTAATGGCTGACGAGACTACGAGGCTAACCACGATGACCGAGGAAGACGAGGATGACAATGGGATCTCTATCAAGGTGACAAAC GTAGACTTGATACGATCGAAGGAAAGCATCAGCCCGTTAACGATTAACGGCACTACCTCGGCTGAGACTTCCGTCTAA
- the Ndae1 gene encoding na[+]-driven anion exchanger 1 isoform X3 has product MNRNSYKPWMQPGVGGGSGVAHTGGTGDDEAPKDPGIRITHQSYTEKDYEGHRAHTVYVGVHLPGERRHRRHHKHHHSQRQTYSTTKENVDSDRPRQLLMTRRSLLSSICDPDGEMILTPPAQRVQFILGEEVGDDAHESHPLFSEMEELVKDGDEMEWKETARWIKFEEDVEEGGNRWSKPHVATLSLHSLFELRSLLLNGTVMLDMEATSLEQIADLVLDNMINKGSLAIESREKVREALLVRHRHQHERRKDNNMSRLPIIRSLAEIGRNHSSSKNEDCSCGLHALLTSDLQERREPVDAYAPAVARSSSCPNSNTALLSKEAKDLKGPYLLVPVEESNSAPAIAGATSHGSGAVLNAGSRFLAVPGQEPGTNGMDRSPSSVSISRNHSSSALENGDANHRANIHFMRKIPAGAEASNILVGEVDFLDKTLSAFIRLSQAGIMGDLTEVPVPTRFIFVLLGPTGGISGFHEIGRAMATLMSDEVFHDVAYKAKNRNHLLAGIDEFLDAVTVLPPGEWDPAIRIEPPAAIPSQDVRKRPKEEKPKEEFDEEADEQKQREESGLSRSGKLFGGLINDVKRKAPFYLSDFKDALALQCVASFIFLYFACLSPIITFGGLLGEATGKNMAAMESLVSGFVCGIGYGFFSGQPLTILGSTGPVLVFETIVYEFCKKSDWNYMSFRFWIGSWITLILVILVAVDASALVCYITRFTEENFATLIAFIFIYKAIENVLSIGKKYPINTHANDPFSFECWCRPPNGSLPSSYDNVNWTALDPKACQSYNGTLVGDGCNLPHYIPDVFLMSIILFMGTFLLSVELKDFKNALFFPSKVRQVVSDFAVIIAIFSMSALDHFVNIPTPKLEVPEEFKPTLNGRGWMIWPFQNNPWWSAIVACLPALLGTILIFMDQQITAVIVNRKENKLKKGCGYHLDLFILAILIEICSVMGLPWFVAATVLSINHVNSLKLESECAAPGEKPQFLGVREQRVTHILIFLMIGCSVLLTPMLKHIPMPVLFGVFLYMGVASLKGLQFFDRILIMLMPVKYQPDYMFLRQVPLKRVHLFTVIQLACLACLWIIKSFSSTSILFPLMLVVMIGIRKSLDLFFTQRELKILDDVMPEPSKKHADDLRQLESGEEQNESMGYGPSGNIQISLANGNVMKIPMTSINISEEVNKTGIWQQVNEGNEKTKQAKLISTGKQKKHSKKENSLMADETTRLTTMTEEDEDDNGISIKVTNVDLIRSKESISPLTINGTTSAETSV; this is encoded by the exons ACCGTGGATGCAGCCAGGTGTTGGAGGCGGGAGTGGCGTGGCCCACACAGGTGGGACAGGTGACGACGAGGCTCCAAAAGACCCCGGTATTCGAATCACTCATCAATCTTACACCGAGAAGGATTACGAAG GTCACAGAGCGCACACGGTGTACGTGGGCGTGCATCTACCTGGAGAAAGGAGACATCGTCGTCACCACAAGCACCATCATTCCCAGCGTCAAACGTACAGTACCACCAAGGAAAATGTCGACAGCGATAGACCCA GACAATTGCTGATGACTCGAAGGAGTCTACTATCTAGCATCTGCGATCCCGACGGCGAGATGATAC TTACCCCGCCAGCCCAAAGGGTGCAGTTCATCCTGGGCGAGGAAGTCGGCGACGATGCTCACGAGTCCCATCCTCTCTTCTCCGAGATGGAGGAGCTCGTCAAGGATGGGGATGAGATGGAATGGAAGGAAACAGCCAG ATGGATCAAGTTCGAGGAGGACGTGGAAGAGGGTGGAAACAGATGGAGTAAACCTCATGTAGCGACTCTATCGTTGCACTCGTTGTTCGAGTTGAGAAGCCTGCTGTTAAATGGCACCGTGATGCTGGACATGGAGGCAACAAGCTTGGAACAAATCGCCGATTTAGTCCTGGATAATATGATCAACAAGGGATCGTTAGCCATCGAGTCGAGGGAgaag GTCAGGGAAGCACTTCTGGTAAGACATCGACACCAACACGAGAGGCGTAAGGACAACAACATGTCCAGGCTACCGATCATCAGATCGCTAGCCGAGATCGGACGGAATCATTCCTCCTCGAAGA ATGAAGACTGTTCATGTGGTTTGCATGCGTTGTTGACGTCAGATTTACAGGAGCGTCGCGAACCCGTGGACGCGTATGCGCCCGCGGTGGCGCGCAGCAGTAGCTGTCCAAATTCGAACACGGCTCTGCTGTCGAAAGAAGCGAAAGATCTTAAAGGACCATACCTTCTGGTTCCAG TGGAGGAATCGAATTCCGCCCCGGCGATCGCCGGTGCTACAAGTCACGGCAGTGGGGCAGTGCTGAATGCCGGTAGCCGTTTCCTTGCCGTTCCCG GCCAAGAACCAGGCACCAACGGGATGGATCGAAGTCCAAGCAGCGTGTCAATTAGCAGAAACCACAGTTCATCGGCTTTGGAAAATGGAGACGCGAATCACAGG GCTAACATACATTTTATGCGAAAAATACCAGCAGGGGCCGAGGCGAGCAATATTCTCGTTGGAGAGGTCGATTTTTTAGATAAGACCCTGTCAGCGTTTATTCGGCTAAGCCAGGCGGGAATAATGGGCGATTTAACGGAAGTTCCTGTACCAACGAGATTTATATTCGTCCTGCTAGGACCCACG GGAGGAATCTCAGGTTTCCACGAAATCGGTCGCGCGATGGCTACTTTAATGTCGGACGAGGTTTTCCACGATGTGGCTTACAAGGCAAAAAATAGGAATCACTTGTTGGCTGGAATCGACGAGTTCCTGGACGCGGTCACGGTTCTACCGCCAGGAGAATGGGACCCTGCCATCAGGATAGAACCTCCTGCAGCGATTCCTTCGCAG GACGTGAGAAAACGGCCGAAAGAAGAGAAACCGAAGGAGGAATTCGACGAAGAGGCGGATGAACAGAAACAAAGGGAAGAATCGGGTCTCTCTAGGTCGGGGAAACTGTTCGGCGGTTTGATCAACGACGTTAAGAGGAAGGCACCCTTTTACCTATCCGATTTTAAAGACGCTTTGGCGTTGCAATGCGTGGCCTCCTTCATTTTCCTCTACTTTGCTTGCCTATCGCCTATCATCACCTTCGGTGGCTTACTGGGCGAAGCCACTGGAAAGAATATGGCCGCCATGGAGTCGCTTGTTTCCGGTTTCGTGTGCGGTATCGGTTACGGATTCTTCTCTGGACAACCTTTAACCATTCTAGGTTCAACCGGGCCAGTTTTGGTCTTCGAAACGATCGTCTACGAATTTTGCAA AAAATCTGACTGGAACTACATGTCCTTTCGTTTCTGGATCGGCTCGTGGATAACGTTGATCTTGGTAATCTTGGTCGCGGTCGACGCTAGCGCCCTGGTGTGCTACATCACGCGATTTACGGAAGAAAACTTTGCCACCCTCATCGCGTTCATCTTCATTTACAAG GCTATCGAGAACGTGCTGTCGATAGGTAAAAAGTACCCGATCAACACTCACGCTAACGACCCATTTAGCTTCGAATGCTGGTGCAGGCCACCAAATGGTAGTTTACCGTCTAGCTACGATAACGTCAATTGGACAGCGTTGGATCCGAAAGCATGCCAG AGCTACAACGGCACGCTCGTGGGCGATGGTTGTAATCTACCGCATTACATACCCGATGTGTTCCTCATGTCAATTATACTCTTTATGGGCACATTCTTACTATCCGTCGAACTCAAAGATTTCAAAAACGCTCTTTTCTTCCCATCAAAG GTCAGACAGGTGGTCAGCGATTTCGCGGTGATAATCGCGATTTTCTCGATGAGCGCGCTCGATCACTTCGTCAACATCCCGACGCCAAAGTTGGAAGTACCTGAAGAATTTAAGCCGACGTTGAACGGTCGAGGATGGATGATCTGGCCCTTCCAAAACAATCCTTGGTGGAGCGCCATCGTCGCGTGTCTGCCTGCTCTATTAGGCACTATATTGATCTTCATGGATCAGCAGATTACAGCGGTGATAGTGAACAGGAAAGAGAACAAACTGAAG AAAGGATGCGGTTATCATTTGGATCTGTTCATTCTCGCGATTCTGATTGAGATTTGCTCCGTAATGGGATTGCCATGGTTCGTGGCTGCTACGGTGCTTTCTATAAACCACGTGAACTCGTTGAAGCTGGAGTCCGAATGCGCTGCACCGGGAGAGAAGCCACAGTTTCTCGGTGTACGAGAACAACGCGTCACGCATATACTGATCTTCCTGATGATCGGATGTTCCGTTCTATTGACGCCAATGTTGAAACATATACCGATGCCTGTACTGTTTGGCGTGTTTCTGTACATGGGAGTCGCTTCTCTGAAGGGTCTACAATTCTTCGATAGGATACTTATCATGCTGATGCCCGTCAAATATCAACCAGATTACATGTTCCTTCGACAG GTACCCTTGAAACGCGTGCATCTGTTTACCGTGATACAATTGGCCTGTTTGGCTTGCTTGTGGATTATAAAGTCATTTAGCAGTACGTCCATTTTGTTCCCATTGATG CTCGTGGTGATGATCGGGATACGCAAATCCCTGGACCTGTTTTTCACCCAAAGAGAACTGAAGATCCTGGACGACGTTATGCCGGAGCCGAGCAAAAAACATGCAGACGATCTTCGCCAGTTGGAGAGTGGCGAG GAACAGAACGAATCTATGGGGTATGGACCATCGGGAAACATACAGATTTCCCTAGCGAACGGGAACGTTATGAAGATTCCGATGACCAGCATCAACATCAGCGAGGAGGTAAACAAGACGGGCATTTGGCAGCAGGTGAACGAGGGTAACGAGAAAACGAAGCAGGCCAAATTAATAAG CACGGGGAAACAAAAGAAACATTCGAAGAAGGAAAACTCGTTAATGGCTGACGAGACTACGAGGCTAACCACGATGACCGAGGAAGACGAGGATGACAATGGGATCTCTATCAAGGTGACAAAC GTAGACTTGATACGATCGAAGGAAAGCATCAGCCCGTTAACGATTAACGGCACTACCTCGGCTGAGACTTCCGTCTAA
- the Ndae1 gene encoding na[+]-driven anion exchanger 1 isoform X11 — MNRNSYKPWMQPGVGGGSGVAHTGGTGDDEAPKDPGIRITHQSYTEKDYEGHRAHTVYVGVHLPGERRHRRHHKHHHSQRQTYSTTKENVDSDRPRQLLMTRRSLLSSICDPDGEMILTPPAQRVQFILGEEVGDDAHESHPLFSEMEELVKDGDEMEWKETARWIKFEEDVEEGGNRWSKPHVATLSLHSLFELRSLLLNGTVMLDMEATSLEQIADLVLDNMINKGSLAIESREKVREALLVRHRHQHERRKDNNMSRLPIIRSLAEIGRNHSSSKSQEPGTNGMDRSPSSVSISRNHSSSALENGDANHRANIHFMRKIPAGAEASNILVGEVDFLDKTLSAFIRLSQAGIMGDLTEVPVPTRFIFVLLGPTGGISGFHEIGRAMATLMSDEVFHDVAYKAKNRNHLLAGIDEFLDAVTVLPPGEWDPAIRIEPPAAIPSQDVRKRPKEEKPKEEFDEEADEQKQREESGLSRSGKLFGGLINDVKRKAPFYLSDFKDALALQCVASFIFLYFACLSPIITFGGLLGEATGKNMAAMESLVSGFVCGIGYGFFSGQPLTILGSTGPVLVFETIVYEFCKKSDWNYMSFRFWIGSWITLILVILVAVDASALVCYITRFTEENFATLIAFIFIYKAIENVLSIGKKYPINTHANDPFSFECWCRPPNGSLPSSYDNVNWTALDPKACQSYNGTLVGDGCNLPHYIPDVFLMSIILFMGTFLLSVELKDFKNALFFPSKVRQVVSDFAVIIAIFSMSALDHFVNIPTPKLEVPEEFKPTLNGRGWMIWPFQNNPWWSAIVACLPALLGTILIFMDQQITAVIVNRKENKLKKGCGYHLDLFILAILIEICSVMGLPWFVAATVLSINHVNSLKLESECAAPGEKPQFLGVREQRVTHILIFLMIGCSVLLTPMLKHIPMPVLFGVFLYMGVASLKGLQFFDRILIMLMPVKYQPDYMFLRQVPLKRVHLFTVIQLACLACLWIIKSFSSTSILFPLMLVVMIGIRKSLDLFFTQRELKILDDVMPEPSKKHADDLRQLESGEEQNESMGYGPSGNIQISLANGNVMKIPMTSINISEEVNKTGIWQQVNEGNEKTKQAKLISTGKQKKHSKKENSLMADETTRLTTMTEEDEDDNGISIKVTNVDLIRSKESISPLTINGTTSAETSV; from the exons ACCGTGGATGCAGCCAGGTGTTGGAGGCGGGAGTGGCGTGGCCCACACAGGTGGGACAGGTGACGACGAGGCTCCAAAAGACCCCGGTATTCGAATCACTCATCAATCTTACACCGAGAAGGATTACGAAG GTCACAGAGCGCACACGGTGTACGTGGGCGTGCATCTACCTGGAGAAAGGAGACATCGTCGTCACCACAAGCACCATCATTCCCAGCGTCAAACGTACAGTACCACCAAGGAAAATGTCGACAGCGATAGACCCA GACAATTGCTGATGACTCGAAGGAGTCTACTATCTAGCATCTGCGATCCCGACGGCGAGATGATAC TTACCCCGCCAGCCCAAAGGGTGCAGTTCATCCTGGGCGAGGAAGTCGGCGACGATGCTCACGAGTCCCATCCTCTCTTCTCCGAGATGGAGGAGCTCGTCAAGGATGGGGATGAGATGGAATGGAAGGAAACAGCCAG ATGGATCAAGTTCGAGGAGGACGTGGAAGAGGGTGGAAACAGATGGAGTAAACCTCATGTAGCGACTCTATCGTTGCACTCGTTGTTCGAGTTGAGAAGCCTGCTGTTAAATGGCACCGTGATGCTGGACATGGAGGCAACAAGCTTGGAACAAATCGCCGATTTAGTCCTGGATAATATGATCAACAAGGGATCGTTAGCCATCGAGTCGAGGGAgaag GTCAGGGAAGCACTTCTGGTAAGACATCGACACCAACACGAGAGGCGTAAGGACAACAACATGTCCAGGCTACCGATCATCAGATCGCTAGCCGAGATCGGACGGAATCATTCCTCCTCGAAGA GCCAAGAACCAGGCACCAACGGGATGGATCGAAGTCCAAGCAGCGTGTCAATTAGCAGAAACCACAGTTCATCGGCTTTGGAAAATGGAGACGCGAATCACAGG GCTAACATACATTTTATGCGAAAAATACCAGCAGGGGCCGAGGCGAGCAATATTCTCGTTGGAGAGGTCGATTTTTTAGATAAGACCCTGTCAGCGTTTATTCGGCTAAGCCAGGCGGGAATAATGGGCGATTTAACGGAAGTTCCTGTACCAACGAGATTTATATTCGTCCTGCTAGGACCCACG GGAGGAATCTCAGGTTTCCACGAAATCGGTCGCGCGATGGCTACTTTAATGTCGGACGAGGTTTTCCACGATGTGGCTTACAAGGCAAAAAATAGGAATCACTTGTTGGCTGGAATCGACGAGTTCCTGGACGCGGTCACGGTTCTACCGCCAGGAGAATGGGACCCTGCCATCAGGATAGAACCTCCTGCAGCGATTCCTTCGCAG GACGTGAGAAAACGGCCGAAAGAAGAGAAACCGAAGGAGGAATTCGACGAAGAGGCGGATGAACAGAAACAAAGGGAAGAATCGGGTCTCTCTAGGTCGGGGAAACTGTTCGGCGGTTTGATCAACGACGTTAAGAGGAAGGCACCCTTTTACCTATCCGATTTTAAAGACGCTTTGGCGTTGCAATGCGTGGCCTCCTTCATTTTCCTCTACTTTGCTTGCCTATCGCCTATCATCACCTTCGGTGGCTTACTGGGCGAAGCCACTGGAAAGAATATGGCCGCCATGGAGTCGCTTGTTTCCGGTTTCGTGTGCGGTATCGGTTACGGATTCTTCTCTGGACAACCTTTAACCATTCTAGGTTCAACCGGGCCAGTTTTGGTCTTCGAAACGATCGTCTACGAATTTTGCAA AAAATCTGACTGGAACTACATGTCCTTTCGTTTCTGGATCGGCTCGTGGATAACGTTGATCTTGGTAATCTTGGTCGCGGTCGACGCTAGCGCCCTGGTGTGCTACATCACGCGATTTACGGAAGAAAACTTTGCCACCCTCATCGCGTTCATCTTCATTTACAAG GCTATCGAGAACGTGCTGTCGATAGGTAAAAAGTACCCGATCAACACTCACGCTAACGACCCATTTAGCTTCGAATGCTGGTGCAGGCCACCAAATGGTAGTTTACCGTCTAGCTACGATAACGTCAATTGGACAGCGTTGGATCCGAAAGCATGCCAG AGCTACAACGGCACGCTCGTGGGCGATGGTTGTAATCTACCGCATTACATACCCGATGTGTTCCTCATGTCAATTATACTCTTTATGGGCACATTCTTACTATCCGTCGAACTCAAAGATTTCAAAAACGCTCTTTTCTTCCCATCAAAG GTCAGACAGGTGGTCAGCGATTTCGCGGTGATAATCGCGATTTTCTCGATGAGCGCGCTCGATCACTTCGTCAACATCCCGACGCCAAAGTTGGAAGTACCTGAAGAATTTAAGCCGACGTTGAACGGTCGAGGATGGATGATCTGGCCCTTCCAAAACAATCCTTGGTGGAGCGCCATCGTCGCGTGTCTGCCTGCTCTATTAGGCACTATATTGATCTTCATGGATCAGCAGATTACAGCGGTGATAGTGAACAGGAAAGAGAACAAACTGAAG AAAGGATGCGGTTATCATTTGGATCTGTTCATTCTCGCGATTCTGATTGAGATTTGCTCCGTAATGGGATTGCCATGGTTCGTGGCTGCTACGGTGCTTTCTATAAACCACGTGAACTCGTTGAAGCTGGAGTCCGAATGCGCTGCACCGGGAGAGAAGCCACAGTTTCTCGGTGTACGAGAACAACGCGTCACGCATATACTGATCTTCCTGATGATCGGATGTTCCGTTCTATTGACGCCAATGTTGAAACATATACCGATGCCTGTACTGTTTGGCGTGTTTCTGTACATGGGAGTCGCTTCTCTGAAGGGTCTACAATTCTTCGATAGGATACTTATCATGCTGATGCCCGTCAAATATCAACCAGATTACATGTTCCTTCGACAG GTACCCTTGAAACGCGTGCATCTGTTTACCGTGATACAATTGGCCTGTTTGGCTTGCTTGTGGATTATAAAGTCATTTAGCAGTACGTCCATTTTGTTCCCATTGATG CTCGTGGTGATGATCGGGATACGCAAATCCCTGGACCTGTTTTTCACCCAAAGAGAACTGAAGATCCTGGACGACGTTATGCCGGAGCCGAGCAAAAAACATGCAGACGATCTTCGCCAGTTGGAGAGTGGCGAG GAACAGAACGAATCTATGGGGTATGGACCATCGGGAAACATACAGATTTCCCTAGCGAACGGGAACGTTATGAAGATTCCGATGACCAGCATCAACATCAGCGAGGAGGTAAACAAGACGGGCATTTGGCAGCAGGTGAACGAGGGTAACGAGAAAACGAAGCAGGCCAAATTAATAAG CACGGGGAAACAAAAGAAACATTCGAAGAAGGAAAACTCGTTAATGGCTGACGAGACTACGAGGCTAACCACGATGACCGAGGAAGACGAGGATGACAATGGGATCTCTATCAAGGTGACAAAC GTAGACTTGATACGATCGAAGGAAAGCATCAGCCCGTTAACGATTAACGGCACTACCTCGGCTGAGACTTCCGTCTAA